One stretch of Jiangella gansuensis DSM 44835 DNA includes these proteins:
- a CDS encoding AbrB/MazE/SpoVT family DNA-binding domain-containing protein, which yields MKTAIDSGGRVVIPKALRDALGLTAGQSLDVVERDGHLELVPSPTPMRLVDDGDGVVAVADVEMPELTADMVRDALEKTRR from the coding sequence ATGAAAACTGCCATCGACTCTGGTGGCCGCGTCGTCATCCCGAAGGCGCTACGTGATGCCCTCGGTCTCACGGCCGGTCAGTCGTTGGACGTGGTGGAGCGTGACGGCCACCTGGAGCTGGTGCCGTCGCCGACACCGATGCGGCTGGTCGACGACGGTGACGGAGTGGTCGCCGTGGCCGATGTCGAGATGCCGGAACTGACGGCTGACATGGTCCGTGATGCCCTGGAGAAGACACGGCGATGA
- a CDS encoding oxidoreductase, translating to MSIDDSTAPRVWLITGASSGLGLAITEAVLAAGDAVAAAVRRPGAMDDLVKRHPDRLATIELDVTDTSAAPGAVAAAVERFGRIDVLVNSAGRALIGAAEETTDTELRDLMDLHFFGPAALVRAALPVLRAQRSGVIVQISSMGGRMAFAGVSAYSATKFALEGYSEALAAEVAPFGVRVLIVEPGAFRTGLHGGALRMTTVNPAYDDVVGPVRAMQAGFDGTQPGDPAKAAAAIRTALAADDPPLRLLLGADAADAVSASLERHRVEFAAWESVSRGTDLDR from the coding sequence ATGAGCATCGACGATTCCACGGCACCGCGCGTCTGGCTGATCACCGGAGCCTCCTCCGGCCTGGGCCTGGCGATCACCGAGGCCGTGCTCGCCGCCGGTGACGCCGTGGCCGCCGCCGTGCGCCGGCCCGGCGCGATGGACGACCTGGTGAAGCGGCACCCGGATCGGCTGGCCACGATCGAACTGGACGTCACCGACACCTCCGCGGCACCGGGCGCCGTCGCGGCCGCCGTCGAGCGGTTCGGCCGGATCGACGTCCTCGTCAACAGCGCGGGCCGGGCGCTCATCGGGGCGGCCGAGGAGACCACCGACACCGAGCTGCGTGACCTCATGGACCTGCACTTCTTCGGGCCGGCGGCGCTGGTGCGGGCAGCGCTGCCGGTGCTGCGAGCACAGCGCTCCGGGGTGATCGTGCAGATCAGCAGCATGGGCGGCCGGATGGCGTTCGCCGGGGTGTCGGCGTACTCGGCCACCAAGTTCGCGCTGGAGGGCTACTCGGAGGCCCTGGCAGCCGAGGTGGCGCCGTTCGGCGTCCGGGTGCTCATCGTCGAACCGGGCGCGTTCCGCACCGGCCTGCACGGCGGCGCACTACGGATGACCACCGTCAACCCGGCCTACGACGACGTGGTCGGACCGGTGCGGGCCATGCAGGCCGGCTTCGACGGCACTCAGCCCGGCGACCCGGCCAAGGCGGCAGCGGCCATCCGCACCGCTCTGGCGGCGGACGACCCTCCGCTGCGGCTCCTCCTGGGCGCCGACGCCGCCGACGCGGTGAGCGCGAGCCTGGAGAGGCACCGGGTCGAGTTCGCCGCCTGGGAGTCCGTCTCGCGCGGCACCGACCTGGACCGCTGA